The genomic interval TTGTCCTGGACGGTGAGGTGGGGGAAGAGGTTGTACTGCTGGAAGACCACGCCGATGCGGGCGCGGACGGCGTCGACATCGACCGCCGGATCGCTGATGTCCATCTCGCCGAGCCAGATGCGTCCGTCATCGACCGGTTCGAGCAGGTTCACGGTTCGCAGCAGCGTCGACTTGCCCGACCCACTCGCACCGATCAGCGCGACGACCTCGCCCGGAGCGACGGCGAGGTCGATGCCCTGGAGGACGGTGTGCTCGTCGAACGCCTTCCACACGTCCTCGAGGCGAAGTACGGAATCTGTCGCGCTCACACGATCCCCCCGATCTGCTCGCGGGCGCGCACTCGCGCTGTGTACCAGTCGGTGAGACGGATCGTGGGGATCGCGAGCAGCACGAACAGCAGACCCGCCACCACGTAGGGGGTGAAGTTGAAGTAGGCCGCGGTCTCGATCTGAGCGGCGCGGACCGCGTCGACCGCACCGAGCAGCGAGATGAGGCCGACATCCTTCTGCAGCGCGACGAAGTCGTTCATCAGCGCGGGCGTCACCTTGCGCACGGCCTGCGGCACCACGACCAGCCGCATCGCCTGGCCGTGGCTGAGGCCGAGCGATCGTGCCGCGTGGCGCTGCGACGGATGCACCGCCTCGATCCCCGCGCGGAAGACCTCGGACACGTAGGCCGAGTAGGTCAGGGTGATCGCGATCGTCGCCCAGAACTCGGTGGGGAGGCGTTCGGGAGTCAGCTCGAGGCCCGGGATCCCGAAGCCGACGAGATACAGCACGATGATGAGCGGGATGCCGCGGAACAGGTCCGTGTACGCGGCGGCGAGTGCCCGCAGCGGCAGCCAGACGGGGCCGCGCAGGGTGCGGAGCGTCGCGAGCAGCAGCCCGAAGATGAGCACCAGCACCGATGCCATCGCGAGCACCCGGAGGTTCAGCAGAAAGCCGTCCCACACCCGCGGCAGCGACGCCAGCGCGACCTGCGGATCGAAGAACTGCTGCTGTACCCGCGCCCAGCCGGGGGTGTTGATGATGAGCATCCACGCGAGCACAGCCACCACCAC from Microbacterium pumilum carries:
- a CDS encoding amino acid ABC transporter permease, whose translation is MTRASSRAAEAPPRAVSAVELERRAVRKRQGARSVAISLISTVVVAVLAWMLIINTPGWARVQQQFFDPQVALASLPRVWDGFLLNLRVLAMASVLVLIFGLLLATLRTLRGPVWLPLRALAAAYTDLFRGIPLIIVLYLVGFGIPGLELTPERLPTEFWATIAITLTYSAYVSEVFRAGIEAVHPSQRHAARSLGLSHGQAMRLVVVPQAVRKVTPALMNDFVALQKDVGLISLLGAVDAVRAAQIETAAYFNFTPYVVAGLLFVLLAIPTIRLTDWYTARVRAREQIGGIV